AATAAATTAATGAACCCTAAGGGACTCTTGGAGCAAGGTGAGGTCAAATGTCAAGGTTACCTAATACTGACAAAGATACGATACCCCTTATGAAGCGCTATAGAAAAAAAGGGTTTTGCAGGAGATATCTCTCCCTAGGGTCTTAAACCAAGCTAGATGACTACCTTGCGAAATGCCTAAGAAAAATGGGGACTAGTTTAAACCCTTCCAGAAGGACTCCAAATATGAATGGTTAAGAGAAGCTTAAAAGAGAAAGGGGGGTTGATGTTTATTTCTGTGGCTTGAAGTATTTGATGTCGTTTATGTTTCCGGTTCTTTCAGCTTGCGGCTTAAACGCAGCTTCTACGTGCATGCCTATTTTGACTTCGCAGGGTTCTATCTCGCCGAGTTTATGGACAAGGCCGCCTTCTGCGTTGCCAAATTTTATCAAGGCGTATATTACTGGTTCTTTCAGTTTGGCGCCATTAATGTCAACGTGGGCCACTGTGAACGTGTGCACTACGCCCTTTGTGCCTACATTTATCCACTCTGTGATTTTGTTGAAGCATTTTTCGCAGTAAATCCTTGGAGGCACAAAAATGTTGTCGCAACGTTTGCATTTGGCACCTAGGATTCTTCCGTTTTCTTTGATTTCCATGAAGAATTTTTCGTTAGCTATGCCCAAAGTGTAAATGTGGTCTGTTTCCATGTGTCCGGGCCAATGGGTCATTCGTCTTACGTCAATAATTTTTTCTGTTGCCATGTTTAGCCCTCCCTGAGGGGTCGGAAATACTTGATATCTGTGATTGCGCCAGTTCGTTCTTCTGGAGGCTTCCAGACAGCTTTGACTTTCATGCCGAACTTTATTTGTTTCCAATCGTCGATTTCACCTAGCAGGTGTAGTATTCCCATTCCTTTTGATGCCCCATGTAAATCAATGACTGCGACTAGTATTGGCTCCTTTATTCGGCTTGCGTCTCCTGCAACGTAGGAGGCTGACCAAGTGTTGATTGTGCCTGTATCCTTTACATATGTATATCCGTCGGTTGGCTTGAAGCATTGTTCACAGAAAGCTCTAGGAGGGACCATGGTCCGACCGCATTTCTTGCAGGTGGAGCCTACGATTTTGCCTTTTTTCATTCCTTCTAAGAATCGGCTCATTGCAACGCCTGCGCTCCACAAATACTTGATGTTAGGTTGATGCTTTACAGCTGGGATTTTGCCCTCTCTTATGTCGCTGCTTTTCAATGATTCGCCTGGAAAATGCTTAATCTTTTCACTCATGTTCTCTCAACTCCGCATTATTACGACGGAACCGTACTGCATTAGGTCACCCCAAGCCTGCGCTAATCCTGTTCTCGGATCACCTTTCACTTGTCTTTTGCCGGCTTCGCCTCGCAGTTGCCAGAAGATTTCACAACATTTCATTGTACCAGCTGCAGCAATAGGATTGCCAACACCTAGTAAGCCGCCTGACGGGTTTATTGGCAAGTCTCCGTCTCTTTGAGTCACGCCGTCTACTGTCAGTTTCGCGGCTTGTCCTTTGCGGCAGAGCATCAAGCCTTCCATGTGATGCAGTTCTTTGTAGTCGAATGGGTCGTAGACCTCTGCGACATCAATTTCTTTCGGTGGGTTTTTGATTCCTGCCATCTTGTAAGCCATCTGAGCCGCACATTGCACGTACTTAGGATAGTAAAGGTCGCGGTTTGTCCAGAAGGTTGAGTCAATGCACCAGCCCACACCGTCAATCCAAACTGGGTTATCCGTAAGTTTTTTGGCAACGTCTTCAGAAGCCAAAACTAACGCAGCTGCACCGTCGCTTGTCGGGCTGATATCAAGTCTCTGAACCGGCCAGCACAGAACCTCTGAGTTAAGCACGTCTTCAACCGTGATGTTAGCGCCCAACTGCGCACATGGATGATCTAAAGCGTTACGTTTGTTCTTCACTGAAACCAGCGCAATTTCCTCCTTTGTTATGCCATGAACATGCATGTACCTATTCATTTCAAGAGCAAATATCCAAATCAACGTTACACCTAGCGGTCTGCTGTAGATCGGGTCAAAGATCGTTGTGAAGGCGTATGCTGGATGTGGATAACAAGAAGACATTTTCTCCTCTCCCACAACCAAGCAAGTGTCAAACTGACCTGAAGCAACATGCCACCAACCAGCGTCAACCGCAAAGACTCCAGTTCCACCGCCAACAAACACTCTTGAGTAAGGTTTCCGCCACGCCCCTGCACCATCGGCCAAATATTCTCCCTTCATATGGACGCCGTCAAAAGCGTCTGGAGCTGTCCCCATGACGACACTTTGCATGTCCTTCAGCTCAAGCCCAGCCTGGTCCAAAGCCATCTTAGAGGCTTCCCAAGACAACTCTTTACCTGTTTCTTTCAAGTTTCGCCTAAACAACGTCATGCCTGCGCCTATAACTGCAACTCTTTTCTTTCCAAACATTTTCATTTTTCACCTCTAACAATTACTTAAAACCGCAACGGCACCAGTGGCTGTTGGAACTCCGCGCCACGATTGTGCTACCCCGACTTCCACATCTGCCAATTGCCTACTTCCTGCTTCTCCTCGGAGTTGCAGAACAACCTCCAGCAAACGTTGCAAGCCAGATGCCTCTAATGCCCAACCCATTCCCAGTGTTCCCCCTGAGGGGTTTATAGGAAGATAGCCATCAATCTGAGTTATGCCTTCTTCAGTTAGTTTACCTGCTTTACCAGTTCTACAGAGCTTAAGCGCTTCCATGTGCTGAAGTTCCTTGTAAGAAAATAGGTCGTCTACTTCGGCAAAGTCAACCTCTTTGCTCGGAGTATTTATTCCAGCCTTCTTGTACGCCATTTCCGCAGCGATTCGCGCATAAACTGCTTCACTCCAGCATCTGGTTTCTAGCGAAGGCGTCTCACATGCCCAGCCCACACCTCTCACCCAGACCGGGTTGTCGTTGAGTTTCGTGGCAACTTCATCTGACGCCAGCACCATTACGATGCCGCCATCTGCAGGTTGGCTAATATCAAGTCGATTCAAAGGATAAAAGTATGAATCAGAACGTAGTGCATCTTCAATATCGACGTCTGCACCATAAGCGGCAAACGGGTTGCCCAGCGCGTTTCTTTTGTTCTTTGACACGACCATTGCACATTGTTCTTTAGTGCTGCCTGTCGTGTAGAGGAAGCGGTTCATTTCCATACCTGCAACGTAAAACGGGTGTCCTCCAAGCGGTCTATTAAGTAT
This genomic stretch from Candidatus Bathyarchaeota archaeon harbors:
- a CDS encoding thiolase domain-containing protein, which encodes MFGKKRVAVIGAGMTLFRRNLKETGKELSWEASKMALDQAGLELKDMQSVVMGTAPDAFDGVHMKGEYLADGAGAWRKPYSRVFVGGGTGVFAVDAGWWHVASGQFDTCLVVGEEKMSSCYPHPAYAFTTIFDPIYSRPLGVTLIWIFALEMNRYMHVHGITKEEIALVSVKNKRNALDHPCAQLGANITVEDVLNSEVLCWPVQRLDISPTSDGAAALVLASEDVAKKLTDNPVWIDGVGWCIDSTFWTNRDLYYPKYVQCAAQMAYKMAGIKNPPKEIDVAEVYDPFDYKELHHMEGLMLCRKGQAAKLTVDGVTQRDGDLPINPSGGLLGVGNPIAAAGTMKCCEIFWQLRGEAGKRQVKGDPRTGLAQAWGDLMQYGSVVIMRS
- a CDS encoding Zn-ribbon domain-containing OB-fold protein: MSEKIKHFPGESLKSSDIREGKIPAVKHQPNIKYLWSAGVAMSRFLEGMKKGKIVGSTCKKCGRTMVPPRAFCEQCFKPTDGYTYVKDTGTINTWSASYVAGDASRIKEPILVAVIDLHGASKGMGILHLLGEIDDWKQIKFGMKVKAVWKPPEERTGAITDIKYFRPLREG
- a CDS encoding thiolase domain-containing protein, with the translated sequence MGEVAIVGIGCTGFKSVMPDISYKEMMFEAATRAYQDAGNISPRKDIDAFISVAEDYWEGFSIFDEFVPDQMGAVLRHLFTVSGDSIIGLATAYMLIKTGYFDVVALESHGKPSDILTLYDIVSFAMDPILNRPLGGHPFYVAGMEMNRFLYTTGSTKEQCAMVVSKNKRNALGNPFAAYGADVDIEDALRSDSYFYPLNRLDISQPADGGIVMVLASDEVATKLNDNPVWVRGVGWACETPSLETRCWSEAVYARIAAEMAYKKAGINTPSKEVDFAEVDDLFSYKELQHMEALKLCRTGKAGKLTEEGITQIDGYLPINPSGGTLGMGWALEASGLQRLLEVVLQLRGEAGSRQLADVEVGVAQSWRGVPTATGAVAVLSNC
- a CDS encoding Zn-ribbon domain-containing OB-fold protein — translated: MATEKIIDVRRMTHWPGHMETDHIYTLGIANEKFFMEIKENGRILGAKCKRCDNIFVPPRIYCEKCFNKITEWINVGTKGVVHTFTVAHVDINGAKLKEPVIYALIKFGNAEGGLVHKLGEIEPCEVKIGMHVEAAFKPQAERTGNINDIKYFKPQK